In the genome of Candidatus Cloacimonadota bacterium, one region contains:
- the hslO gene encoding Hsp33 family molecular chaperone HslO, which produces MKDHKSRLLRGNIADNQFRLFVADTTDIVQKARDIHDLFPLPTIFLGRLITAAALMSSELKAPHSEITLRIDAEGALKGAIVIVNKEGDIRAFPYEPKLMFAVAQDNFLVGKHLGKGSLSVIRKSVNKAPYTGTVQLIDAEIASDVAAYYEQSEQSPSAVNLGVLIDPSAKIRAAGGFIIQQLPNADLAIVSALNQNLEQTPNISDLMDMGLSIEDILHRFVLKNISFQISQESSLRYHCNCSKKSFAKALILLGKKELENMREGINPVCHYCNRNYQFSSEDINNLIRTISEQK; this is translated from the coding sequence ATGAAGGACCATAAAAGCCGCTTACTACGAGGCAACATTGCAGATAATCAATTCCGCTTATTCGTTGCAGATACTACAGATATTGTACAAAAAGCTCGTGATATACACGATCTGTTTCCCTTACCAACAATCTTCCTGGGCAGACTCATTACTGCTGCTGCGTTGATGAGCTCCGAGTTAAAAGCTCCTCATTCTGAAATTACTCTGCGTATTGATGCAGAAGGAGCATTAAAAGGCGCAATAGTGATTGTAAATAAAGAGGGAGATATAAGGGCATTTCCATACGAGCCTAAACTGATGTTTGCCGTAGCACAAGATAACTTTTTGGTCGGGAAGCATTTAGGAAAGGGGTCTTTAAGCGTTATCCGTAAATCCGTGAATAAAGCCCCTTATACCGGAACAGTACAACTTATAGATGCAGAAATAGCAAGCGATGTGGCAGCTTACTATGAACAAAGTGAACAAAGCCCTTCAGCGGTCAACTTGGGCGTTTTAATAGATCCTTCTGCCAAGATACGAGCTGCCGGAGGGTTTATCATTCAACAACTTCCTAATGCAGATTTAGCTATAGTCTCTGCACTTAACCAAAATCTGGAACAAACACCAAATATCTCTGATCTCATGGATATGGGCTTGAGTATTGAAGATATTCTGCATAGATTTGTGTTGAAAAACATATCCTTCCAGATAAGCCAGGAGAGTTCATTGCGCTATCATTGCAACTGTAGCAAAAAGAGTTTTGCCAAAGCGTTGATTTTGCTTGGGAAAAAAGAATTAGAAAATATGAGAGAAGGTATAAACCCTGTATGTCATTACTGCAATCGTAACTATCAATTCAGTAGTGAGGACATTAACAATCTCATCAGAACCATAAGTGAGCAAAAATGA
- a CDS encoding CRTAC1 family protein translates to MKTLKYTIIVILLSLSSLIASVTADDLRFLLDKEQFDIIYKYQDEFMKLKNSSLLEDRQCLLEFAQRTNQMTLASELHFLLARDFGSMEDALQWLILQSADPDTSSILIRGNILKSSFTSIADSLVFAHYLAGGENDDILRTIQNLPEYNGIIEATAKSVLDEISTQNSSYDALELIKSFNESYPNSIWHQAAYYYELYHLAKIKDFSALLNCIEENSFRSASHSYISSLYILGPSFRKELAELKPNLMLINFAKECLANASKSTNAKILFDSYEGDDWQNRVMLQMAKADYYRQINVWGKYGNEDELICLFIKPNKLQQREITKLQNISFTNNDRGEIAELHFWRGRYLALFSKKKYQESAIKSFGYCLTHGAPRKQYDNEAYDAIASILERLKIDSDPLNYLRNIFAYNGIIFEDTHAMDGKRYTRVALADYNNDGKIDILFNGKYIYKNLGDFSFQPHPDSCLVQNLNSTGGIWADFNKDGYLDFVSISHASDGHGDALMKQNPDHSFVKVNAKAGDVDDKMPTEGVAFVDINITGYPSLYMANYETWQSRNGYPDFFFYNDQGFFVDRSKQLGFLAQSFADNPGLAGRGVAPADFDNDGKQDIFVTNYRLNRNFLFTHVDSVFKDLAALHSVAGKYKNAYYGHSIGADWGDFDNDGDLDLIIANLAHPRFIDISDKTMLLRNDGMSYRVVVEDTLYYWQFTDITQESGIKYDELHAEPLFFDADNDGFLDIFITSVYENDRSYLYKNNGDGSFTDITYLSGARIYNGWSCAAADLNRDGLLDLVIGSGNGTKILSNASSTSNKSLIIKPIYGKDGIHLIEDVHNPVLHPNSPAFGTRVRVLIQDAMGKEYCLVRELSSAKGSSTQNAPELHFGLGTKHLIRYDIWRAKP, encoded by the coding sequence ATGAAAACACTAAAATATACTATCATTGTTATCTTGCTATCCCTTAGCTCATTAATCGCTTCGGTAACAGCAGACGATCTACGCTTTCTATTGGATAAGGAGCAATTCGATATTATCTATAAGTACCAAGATGAGTTTATGAAGTTAAAGAATTCCTCACTCCTGGAAGATCGTCAATGCCTTTTAGAATTTGCTCAACGCACAAATCAAATGACTCTCGCATCCGAATTACACTTTCTCTTGGCAAGAGACTTCGGTTCGATGGAAGATGCCTTACAATGGTTAATTTTGCAAAGTGCAGATCCAGATACCAGCTCAATATTGATACGTGGCAATATATTAAAGAGCAGCTTTACTTCCATTGCCGATTCTTTGGTATTTGCCCATTACTTAGCTGGTGGGGAAAATGATGATATCCTCAGAACAATTCAAAATCTACCAGAGTATAATGGAATCATTGAAGCCACTGCCAAGAGCGTTTTGGATGAGATTTCCACTCAAAATAGCAGCTATGATGCTTTAGAACTAATAAAATCGTTCAATGAAAGCTATCCAAATTCTATTTGGCATCAAGCTGCCTACTATTACGAATTGTATCATTTAGCCAAAATCAAGGATTTCAGTGCTCTACTCAATTGCATCGAAGAAAACAGCTTTCGTAGTGCCTCCCATTCCTATATTAGCAGCTTGTATATTCTTGGCCCCAGCTTTCGCAAAGAACTGGCAGAGTTAAAACCAAATCTTATGCTAATTAACTTTGCAAAAGAGTGCTTGGCAAATGCCAGCAAAAGTACCAATGCGAAGATATTATTCGATTCTTACGAAGGTGATGATTGGCAAAACAGAGTTATGCTGCAAATGGCTAAAGCAGATTATTACCGACAGATTAATGTTTGGGGTAAGTATGGCAATGAAGATGAGCTTATTTGCCTTTTTATTAAGCCCAACAAATTGCAACAAAGAGAGATAACCAAACTCCAGAACATCTCTTTTACCAATAATGACCGGGGAGAGATTGCTGAATTGCACTTCTGGAGGGGCAGGTACTTAGCACTATTCAGCAAAAAGAAATACCAGGAAAGTGCCATCAAATCTTTTGGATACTGCCTAACACACGGAGCCCCCCGAAAACAATATGACAATGAAGCTTATGATGCTATTGCCAGTATTCTTGAAAGGCTAAAAATAGACTCAGATCCGCTCAACTATCTACGAAATATCTTTGCATACAATGGAATCATCTTTGAAGATACACATGCTATGGATGGCAAACGCTACACGCGAGTTGCCTTAGCAGATTACAATAACGATGGAAAAATTGATATCTTATTTAATGGTAAATATATCTACAAAAACTTGGGCGATTTTTCTTTTCAACCCCATCCAGATAGCTGTTTGGTACAGAACTTAAACAGCACTGGCGGTATTTGGGCAGATTTTAATAAAGATGGATACTTAGATTTTGTAAGCATCTCTCACGCTAGTGATGGACACGGAGACGCTCTGATGAAGCAAAATCCCGATCATAGTTTTGTGAAAGTAAATGCCAAAGCCGGAGATGTTGATGACAAAATGCCCACGGAGGGTGTCGCTTTTGTAGATATTAACATAACCGGATATCCCTCTTTGTATATGGCAAACTACGAAACATGGCAAAGCCGCAACGGATACCCGGATTTCTTCTTTTATAACGATCAAGGTTTCTTTGTCGATAGGAGCAAGCAATTGGGGTTCCTTGCTCAAAGTTTTGCCGACAATCCTGGATTGGCTGGCAGAGGTGTTGCTCCCGCAGATTTTGATAATGATGGCAAGCAGGATATTTTTGTTACAAACTACCGTCTTAATCGCAATTTCCTTTTCACCCATGTGGATAGTGTGTTTAAGGATCTAGCAGCACTGCATTCTGTTGCCGGTAAGTACAAAAATGCCTATTACGGTCACAGTATTGGGGCAGATTGGGGAGATTTTGATAACGATGGAGATCTGGATTTAATTATCGCCAATCTGGCACATCCCAGATTCATAGACATTTCGGATAAAACGATGCTGCTTAGAAATGATGGCATGAGTTATAGAGTTGTTGTCGAAGATACTCTATACTACTGGCAATTTACCGATATTACTCAAGAAAGTGGAATCAAATATGATGAGTTACATGCTGAACCACTCTTTTTTGATGCAGATAACGATGGATTTTTAGATATATTCATTACTTCCGTTTACGAAAATGATCGTAGCTATCTCTACAAAAATAATGGCGATGGAAGCTTTACAGATATTACATATTTGAGTGGGGCTAGAATCTATAATGGATGGTCTTGTGCTGCGGCCGATCTTAACAGAGACGGTTTACTTGATTTGGTGATAGGTAGCGGCAACGGAACCAAGATTCTTAGTAACGCAAGCTCTACCTCCAATAAGTCATTAATTATAAAACCTATATACGGAAAAGATGGCATACATCTTATTGAAGACGTCCATAATCCAGTATT